A window of the Pristiophorus japonicus isolate sPriJap1 chromosome 13, sPriJap1.hap1, whole genome shotgun sequence genome harbors these coding sequences:
- the LOC139278266 gene encoding agouti-related protein-like, whose amino-acid sequence MFNAVLLCCWALQSVQIVLTSGPTRSAEGALDSNSVREVATYIDLALLSRVKALLSAAGPLAGPALDGAVDLVKEDHVSENIMLDPEVISNALEMDRSERSPRRCVRHLESCFGHTLPCCDPCAICYCRFFNAICYCRKIGNSCHQGKN is encoded by the exons ATGTTTAACGCCGTGTTGCTGTGCTGCTGGGCTCTGCAGAGTGTTCAGATCGTTCTCACCTCTGGTCCCACCAGAAGTGCAGAGGGTGCGCTGGATTCCAACTCCGTGAGGGAGGTAGCCACCTACATCGACCTTGCTCTTCTGAGCAGGGTCAAGGCCCTACTGTCTGCCGCAG GTCCACTGGCAGGGCCTGCATTGGATGGAGCAGTAGATTTAGTTAAGGAGGATCATGTGTCGGAGAACATCATGCTGGATCCTGAG GTAATATCCAATGCACTGGAGATGGACAGATCAGAGCGGTCACCCAGGAGATGTGTCCGACACTTGGAGTCCTGTTTTGGTCATACTCTGCCTTGCTGTGATCCATGTGCCATTTGTTACTGTAGGTTTTTTAATGCCATTTGTTACTGCAGGAAAATTGGCAATAGCTGTCACCAGGGCAAGAATTAG